In Amycolatopsis sulphurea, one genomic interval encodes:
- a CDS encoding ABC transporter substrate-binding protein: MTRRITRVVGALAAAGALALTAGCGSAQPASSGTAETGAGFPRTIATAKGEVTIPKKPARVVVLDTAELDSVTLLGITPVGAIPPHLSDGSSFPSYLKDKLKGTVDVGTSAEPKLDLIASLKPDLILSNKVRHDKIYDQLSRIAPTVLTETTGQPWKANLAVHAKAVGREQDAAAELSRYEARAKKVGAEIVAGNGATAPTVSVTRFMAGKIRMYQKANFSGVILADMGLARPASQSADKFDNEISPELIDKADADALFLTTAVSPDKTQQQAVQASPLWAQMSAVKNHKVFPVKDEIWMSGIGVQAANLVLDDLAAAFGVAPHRA, translated from the coding sequence ATGACTCGACGGATCACCCGCGTAGTCGGCGCCTTGGCCGCCGCGGGCGCCTTGGCGCTCACCGCCGGGTGCGGCAGTGCCCAGCCCGCCTCGTCCGGCACCGCCGAGACCGGGGCGGGGTTCCCGCGCACCATCGCCACGGCCAAAGGTGAGGTGACGATCCCGAAGAAGCCGGCCCGGGTCGTGGTGCTCGACACCGCCGAACTGGATTCGGTCACGCTGCTGGGGATCACGCCGGTCGGCGCCATCCCGCCGCACCTGTCCGACGGGTCGAGCTTCCCGTCGTATCTCAAGGACAAGCTCAAGGGCACGGTGGACGTGGGCACCTCGGCCGAGCCGAAGCTCGACCTGATCGCCTCGCTCAAGCCGGATCTGATCCTGAGCAACAAGGTCCGTCACGACAAGATCTACGACCAGCTGTCCCGCATCGCTCCGACGGTGCTGACCGAGACGACCGGGCAGCCGTGGAAAGCCAACCTGGCCGTGCACGCCAAGGCGGTCGGCCGGGAGCAGGACGCCGCGGCCGAGCTGAGCCGCTACGAGGCCAGGGCGAAGAAGGTCGGAGCCGAGATCGTCGCCGGAAACGGCGCCACGGCGCCGACCGTGTCGGTGACCAGGTTCATGGCGGGCAAGATCCGCATGTACCAGAAGGCCAACTTCTCCGGCGTCATCCTCGCCGACATGGGCCTTGCCCGGCCCGCGTCGCAGAGCGCCGACAAGTTCGACAACGAGATCAGCCCCGAACTGATCGACAAAGCCGACGCCGACGCCCTGTTCCTGACCACGGCGGTGTCGCCGGACAAAACACAGCAGCAAGCCGTCCAGGCGAGCCCGCTGTGGGCCCAGATGAGTGCCGTCAAGAACCACAAGGTGTTCCCGGTCAAGGACGAGATCTGGATGTCGGGCATCGGTGTGCAGGCGGCGAACCTGGTGCTGGACGACCTGGCCGCCGCGTTCGGCGTTGCTCCGCACCGGGCCTGA
- a CDS encoding AfsR/SARP family transcriptional regulator has product MLGPLEAWHEGAQVDLGKQQQRFVLIVLLLHANKPLSADRLTEIIWGATPERRTLIRGYINKLRKVFDPAGDVAIETTATGYLLRVSPDQLDLHRFDQWREQARREQEPRRRIELLRAAVDLWRGRFLEDIDIDRVGGTDVISPAEGYFDTVGDLAELELATGDHRSARDRLRRIVGKEPDRQRHAELLMRALLANGDRVEAIRMFHRTCAALAELDLEPGPRLRTIAARAERDEPASSLPSRPGSFIGRENELDLIATAAGTGEKAVWVSGAPGVGKTGLALEAAHRLRERFPDRQVLLRLNGFTPNVAAMSTGDALTQLLLELGVPAEQIPASPGRRIAMYQNELSGTRTLILLDNARSAEQVHTLLPDAPDCFAIVTSRRVGEPDTGQQVRLAPLRPDDAAALFCTLTVPRRVAGRAPEVAEVVKRCGHLPMPIRVSAALFRRHDRWPLEHLLRLLAESGPWHAGTGNGAGAAAVRASYQQLGEHQQEMFRLLGHTPGPHVTVAGAAALVNSTLAHARLVLDELHEVCLIEELTPERYQMLDPLKEFAAAEPGEHTGPVLRLLDFSLVTLADAAGTAYPFERARLPAVTRTSPVARTFETTDSATAWITAERDNLVSAIRYAATHDLPEHAWRLAVLIWRYFHTTSQFDDWAETMELARRLVTADEDNTVGQAHVLLRLATVYNRRGELAAALELARRALACWVRLGEARGEATTLCAIAIPTMELGRHAEAITHFEAALEKYEEAGDLRGQAHALSNLGYLNELHGNLDVALRQHRAAVPILRETQHTLGLAHVLNNLGSVRQRLGFPSEALADHQEAHHLAAEVGDVCVMAYALSNIGNVHRSAGRIPEAERYQEKAAGIAAGVFDVDLRTRLFRDRAATAQAKGDNVEALRLYEAALELAATSGNRGHRAHADRGVAQTLHRLGRHGDAVANWEAAEKEFTELELPEAGQVRTERAELTCACRDGVR; this is encoded by the coding sequence ATGTTGGGTCCGCTGGAGGCGTGGCACGAGGGCGCTCAGGTAGATCTGGGCAAGCAGCAACAGCGCTTCGTGCTCATTGTACTTCTGTTGCACGCCAACAAACCGCTTTCCGCCGACCGGCTGACCGAGATCATCTGGGGGGCCACCCCCGAGCGCCGGACCCTGATCCGCGGCTACATCAACAAGTTGCGCAAGGTCTTCGACCCGGCCGGCGACGTCGCGATCGAGACCACCGCGACCGGCTACCTGCTGCGGGTTTCCCCGGATCAGCTCGACCTCCACCGCTTCGACCAGTGGCGTGAGCAGGCCCGTCGGGAGCAGGAGCCACGCCGTCGGATCGAGCTGCTCCGCGCCGCGGTCGACCTGTGGCGCGGGCGCTTTCTCGAAGACATCGACATCGACCGGGTGGGCGGCACGGACGTGATCTCGCCGGCCGAGGGCTATTTCGACACCGTCGGCGATCTCGCCGAACTGGAACTGGCCACCGGTGATCATCGATCGGCGCGCGACCGGTTGCGCCGCATCGTCGGCAAGGAACCGGACCGGCAGCGCCACGCCGAGTTGCTGATGCGCGCGCTGCTCGCCAACGGTGATCGCGTGGAGGCGATCCGGATGTTCCACAGAACCTGCGCCGCGCTCGCCGAACTCGATCTCGAGCCGGGGCCGAGGCTGCGCACCATCGCCGCCCGGGCCGAACGCGATGAGCCCGCCAGCTCTCTGCCGTCCCGGCCCGGTAGTTTCATCGGCCGCGAAAACGAACTCGACCTGATCGCCACGGCGGCGGGCACCGGCGAGAAAGCCGTGTGGGTCAGCGGCGCACCGGGGGTGGGCAAGACCGGCCTGGCACTGGAAGCCGCGCACCGGCTGCGGGAGCGATTCCCTGACAGGCAGGTGCTGTTACGGCTCAACGGGTTCACCCCGAACGTCGCCGCGATGTCCACGGGCGACGCGCTCACCCAGCTCCTGCTCGAACTCGGGGTACCCGCCGAGCAGATCCCCGCCTCGCCGGGGCGCAGGATCGCGATGTACCAGAACGAGTTGTCCGGGACCCGGACGTTGATCCTCCTGGACAACGCGCGGTCCGCCGAGCAGGTCCACACCCTGCTCCCGGACGCCCCGGACTGCTTCGCGATCGTGACGAGCAGGCGGGTGGGCGAGCCGGACACCGGGCAGCAGGTGCGGCTGGCTCCGCTGCGGCCGGACGACGCCGCCGCGTTGTTCTGCACCCTCACCGTGCCGCGGCGGGTCGCCGGTCGCGCCCCCGAGGTGGCCGAAGTGGTCAAGCGGTGCGGTCACTTGCCGATGCCGATCCGCGTCTCCGCCGCGTTGTTCCGCCGCCACGACCGGTGGCCGCTGGAGCACCTGCTCCGGTTGCTGGCCGAAAGCGGGCCCTGGCACGCCGGTACCGGCAACGGCGCGGGCGCCGCGGCCGTCCGGGCCTCCTACCAGCAGCTGGGCGAGCACCAGCAGGAGATGTTCCGCTTGCTCGGGCACACACCGGGACCGCACGTCACCGTGGCGGGTGCCGCGGCTCTGGTGAACAGCACCCTCGCCCACGCCCGGCTGGTGCTCGACGAACTGCACGAGGTGTGCCTGATCGAGGAGCTCACGCCGGAGCGATACCAGATGCTGGATCCGCTCAAGGAGTTCGCCGCGGCCGAGCCCGGCGAGCACACCGGCCCGGTGCTCCGGCTGCTCGACTTCTCCCTGGTCACCCTGGCGGACGCGGCAGGGACGGCCTATCCGTTCGAGCGCGCTCGCCTGCCCGCGGTGACCCGCACGTCGCCGGTGGCCCGGACCTTCGAGACCACCGACTCCGCGACGGCGTGGATCACCGCCGAGCGGGACAACCTGGTGTCCGCCATCCGCTACGCGGCCACGCACGACTTGCCCGAGCATGCCTGGCGGCTGGCGGTGCTCATCTGGCGCTACTTCCACACGACGAGCCAGTTCGACGACTGGGCCGAGACGATGGAACTGGCCCGGCGGCTGGTGACCGCGGACGAGGACAACACGGTCGGTCAGGCACACGTGCTGCTCAGGCTGGCCACCGTGTACAACCGCCGCGGCGAACTGGCCGCGGCCCTGGAGCTGGCGCGGCGAGCGCTGGCCTGCTGGGTGCGCCTGGGCGAGGCCAGGGGCGAGGCCACCACGTTGTGCGCCATCGCCATCCCGACCATGGAGCTCGGCAGGCACGCCGAAGCGATCACCCACTTCGAGGCAGCGCTGGAGAAATACGAGGAAGCCGGTGATCTGCGCGGGCAGGCACACGCGCTGAGCAATCTGGGATACCTCAACGAGCTGCACGGCAACCTGGACGTCGCGCTGCGCCAGCACCGCGCCGCGGTGCCGATCCTCCGCGAAACCCAGCACACGCTGGGGCTGGCGCACGTGCTGAACAATCTCGGCTCGGTCCGGCAGCGTCTCGGTTTCCCGAGCGAGGCGCTGGCCGACCACCAGGAGGCGCACCACCTCGCCGCCGAAGTGGGTGACGTGTGCGTCATGGCCTACGCGCTGTCCAACATCGGCAACGTGCACCGGTCGGCCGGCCGGATCCCGGAAGCCGAGCGCTACCAGGAAAAAGCCGCCGGCATCGCGGCCGGGGTCTTCGACGTGGACCTGCGCACCCGGCTCTTCCGCGACCGCGCGGCGACTGCCCAGGCCAAGGGCGACAACGTCGAGGCGTTGCGCCTTTACGAGGCCGCACTGGAGCTGGCGGCCACGTCAGGGAACCGGGGCCATCGGGCGCACGCCGACCGGGGCGTCGCGCAGACCCTGCACCGGCTGGGCCGGCACGGGGACGCCGTCGCGAACTGGGAGGCGGCCGAAAAGGAGTTCACCGAGCTCGAACTGCCCGAAGCCGGCCAGGTGCGGACCGAACGGGCGGAACTGACCTGCGCCTGCCGCGACGGGGTGCGTTGA
- a CDS encoding HpcH/HpaI aldolase family protein, whose amino-acid sequence MRVNKVRAKLAAGERVYGLFSVIPEPVLVEMIGCAGYDFVVLDSEHTLVDPQQLENLIRAAEAVDLTPFVRVPVAAPGAILRALDAGAMGVVIPHVRSRSDVDEAIRAARYHPEGLRSLGGGRAPGFGAIDGTGYLARANAEIMVIPLIEDAEGVAAIDDIVAGGGVDLVMPGPADLSQSYGVPWQVRHPLVQEALKRLHTACAGHGVPYCPITRNRDSHRRWLEAGVTAFVLGEERDLAATAFRQHLATVSPRGL is encoded by the coding sequence TTGCGGGTCAACAAGGTCAGGGCGAAGCTCGCGGCCGGCGAACGGGTGTACGGGCTGTTCAGCGTGATCCCCGAGCCTGTGCTGGTCGAGATGATCGGCTGTGCCGGCTACGACTTCGTGGTGCTCGACAGCGAGCACACGCTCGTCGACCCGCAACAGCTGGAGAACCTGATCCGAGCCGCCGAGGCCGTCGACCTCACGCCCTTCGTGCGGGTCCCCGTCGCCGCGCCCGGCGCGATCCTGCGGGCGCTCGACGCGGGCGCGATGGGCGTGGTGATACCCCACGTGCGGTCACGGTCCGATGTGGACGAAGCGATCCGAGCCGCCCGCTACCATCCCGAGGGCTTGCGGTCGCTCGGCGGCGGCCGGGCGCCCGGTTTCGGCGCCATCGACGGCACCGGATACCTCGCCCGGGCCAACGCCGAGATCATGGTCATCCCGCTGATCGAGGACGCCGAAGGCGTGGCGGCGATCGACGACATCGTGGCCGGCGGCGGTGTCGACCTGGTCATGCCCGGCCCGGCCGACCTGTCCCAGTCCTACGGAGTGCCGTGGCAGGTCCGCCACCCGCTGGTCCAGGAGGCCCTGAAACGGCTGCACACCGCGTGTGCCGGGCACGGCGTGCCCTACTGCCCGATCACCCGCAACCGCGACTCGCACCGGCGATGGCTCGAAGCCGGCGTCACCGCCTTCGTGCTCGGCGAGGAGCGCGACCTCGCCGCCACCGCGTTCCGGCAGCACCTCGCTACCGTCTCGCCCCGAGGTCTGTGA